A DNA window from Hordeum vulgare subsp. vulgare chromosome 1H, MorexV3_pseudomolecules_assembly, whole genome shotgun sequence contains the following coding sequences:
- the LOC123439759 gene encoding elongation factor 2-like isoform X3: MVKFTQVELREMMDKKKNIRNVSVIAHLSHGKSTLTESLVAAAGMIRHGGDVQVPMAGSHADVAEPAMSIRSAGTSLLYEMKNDSFKSCKGERDGDKYLVNLIDSPGHTDFSSEVTTALRVTDGAMLVIDALEGVCMQTEAVLCQALNEMVKPVLCLNKMDKLFPALQIESAKPESIEGKLFPALQDDGAEPESMGEEAYRILSNVIENSNEIVKACDAERLGDVQVYPETSSVAFASGLHGWAFTIASFAKKYALKYGVDEAKFAKRLWGDYFFDSTTKEWTSKNSGPDRCIRGFVQLCYSPINTVLMACMNDNKGELWDLCHKLGVNLRDDEKDLTGLALVKCVMQTWLPASTALLEMMICHLPSPLEAQEYRVENLYEGPLDDKYAEAIKQCDPEGPLMLYVSKMVPASDVGRFFAFGRVFSGRIAAGMKVRVMGPSYVPSMETDLFVESVQRTIIWMGKNQCDVPDVPCGNTVGLIGLDASITKSATLTSEKEVDAHPIRAMKLPVCPLMFVTVNCKVLFESPKLVQGLKRLAMSDPVVLWSKIEPGTYTVAGVGELHLEICLKDLQNDFMDGVEVVVSSPPVVSFRETVRKSCDPVKSVPRNNKIQCSLSLVARPLHEKLVDAIEDGRFGPRTDHVVRSEILSKHGWDKDLGDKIWCFGPDAVGPNVIVNRCNIKQNDLELAKEAIVAGFEMVAKEGALAKERMHGICFEVHDVSIRVDEALRGKTAQLNEMVRTALIECQLAAKPRLLEPTYTVAIQCPESALSTIYGILHQRKASVYEDFVREETTLHILKAYVSVYDSFGLSKAISTATNKLVMPQCIFEEWSDMCSDPFQAKCTGWANGLGYPQEEEDGQALFPEVALALIDLTALFSLRACSAGVHST; the protein is encoded by the exons ATGGTCAAGTTCACACAAGTGGAGCTCCGAGAAATGATGGACAAGAAAAAGAACATTCGTAATGTGTCTGTTATTGCTCATCTGAGCCATG GCAAGTCTACCCTTACAGAATCTCTTGTGGCAGCTGCTGGGATGATTAGACATGGAGGTGATGTTCAAGTTCCCATGGCTGGTAGTCATGCAGATGTAGCAGAGCCTGCGATGTCCATCAGATCTGCTGGCACTTCTCTTTTGTATGAGATGAAGAATGATTCGTTCAAGTCTTGCAAAGGTGAAAGAGATGGTGACAAATACCTGGTCAACCTTATTGATTCACCTGGGCACACTGATTTTTCTTCAGAAGTCACAACTGCTCTTCGTGTTACTGATGGTGCTATGTTGGTAATTGATGCACTCGAGGGTGTCTGTATGCAAACTGAAGCTGTTCTGTGCCAGGCCCTTAATGAGATGGTTAAACCTGTTCTTTGTCTCAACAAGATGGACAAGTTATTCCCTGCCCTCCAAATTGAAAGTGCAAAACCTGAATCTATAGAGGGCAAGTTATTCCCTGCCCTCCAAGATGATGGTGCAGAACCTGAATCTATGGGTGAGGAAGCCTACAGAATTCTGTCCAATGTCATTGAGAATTCCAATGAAATTGTGAAAGCATGTGATGCTGAGCGCCTTGGTGATGTCCAAGTCTACCCTGAGACCTCCTCTGTTGCCTTTGCTTCTGGTTTACATGGTTGGGCATTTACTATCGCTAGCTTTGCTAAGAAGTATGCCTTAAAGTATGGAGTCGATGAAGCTAAATTTGCAAAGAGGCTTTGGGGTGATTATTTTTTTGACTCTACAACAAAAGAATGGACCAGTAAGAACAGTGGCCCCGACCGTTGCATTAGAGGCTTCGTACAGTTATGCTATAGTCCAATCAACACAGTTCTCATGGCCTGCATGAATGACAATAAGGGTGAATTGTGGGATCTTTGCCACAAGCTTGGGGTGAACTTGAGGGATGATGAGAAGGACCTAACAGGTTTGGCTCTTGTGAAGTGTGTCATGCAAACTTGGCTCCCAGCCAGTACTGCTCTGCTTGAGATGATGATCTGCCACCTCCCCTCTCCGTTAGAAGCACAGGAATATCGTGTGGAGAACCTGTATGAGGGCCCCCTTGATGATAAGTACGCAGAAGCTATTAAACAATGTGATCCTGAAGGTCCTCTTATGCTGTACGTTTCCAAGATGGTTCCAGCATCTGATGTGGGCAGATTTTTCGCGTTTGGTCGTGTCTTTTCTGGAAGGATTGCAGCTGGCATGAAGGTCCGGGTCATGGGGCCTTCCTATGTCCCCAGCATGGAAACTGATTTGTTCGTGGAGTCTGTCCAGCGTACCATTATATGGATGGGAAAGAATCAATGTGACGTTCCGGATGTTCCTTGTGGTAACACAGTTGGACTGATTGGTCTGGATGCATCTATAACAAAGAGTGCTACCCTGACAAGTGAGAAGGAGGTTGATGCACACCCAATCAGAGCAATGAAGCTCCCTGTATGCCCTCTGATGTTTGTTACAGTTAACTGCAAGGTTCTGTTTGAGTCTCCCAAACTTGTACAAGGTTTGAAGCGTCTGGCGATGTCTGATCCCGTAGTTCTGTGGAGCAAGATAGAGCCTGGTACCTATACGGTTGCTGGAGTGGGAGAGCTTCATCTGGAAATTTGCTTGAAGGATCTACAGAACGACTTTATGGAtggtgttgaagttgttgtttccAGTCCGCCTGTTGTTTCCTTCCGTGAGACTGTTCGCAAGTCTTGTGATCCCGTGAAGAGTGTGCCCAGAAACAATAAAATCCAATGCAGCCTGTCTCTGGTAGCCCGCCCCTTGCATGAAAAACTAGTCGATGCTATTGAGGATGGTCGCTTCGGTCCACGCACTGATCATGTGGTACGATCTGAGATCCTTTCTAAGCATGGTTGGGATAAGGATCTCGGCGATAAGATCTGGTGCTTTGGTCCTGATGCTGTTGGCCCGAATGTGATTGTTAATAGGTGCAATATAAAACAGAATGATCTGGAGTTAGCGAAGGAAGCTATTGTGGCTGGCTTCGAGATGGTGGCAAAAGAAGGTGCATTGGCAAAAGAAAGGATGCATGGCATATGCTTTGAGGTTCATGATGTTAGTATACGTGTTGATGAAGCTTTGAGAGGTAAAACTGCTCAGCTCAATGAGATGGTTAGGACAGCACTTATTGAGTGTCAGCTCGCCGCCAAGCCGAGGCTTCTCGAACCCACCTACACTGTGGCGATCCAGTGCCCTGAGAGTGCCCTCAGCACTATCTATGGAATTCTCCATCAGAGGAAAGCTTCCGTGTATGAGGACTTCGTAAGAGAAGAAACGACACTGCACATCCTGAAGGCTTACGTTTCAGTTTATGATTCCTTTGGCCTCTCCAAGGCAATCAGTACTGCAACAAATAAGCTGGTCATGCCGCAGTGTATTTTTGAAGAGTGGAGCGACATGTGTTCTGATCCTTTCCAAGCAAAATGCACTGGCTGGGCAAATGGTCTTGGATATCcgcaagaggaagaagatgggcaGGCCCTCTTTCCAGAAGTAGCCCTAGCTTTAATTGATTTAAC TGCGCTATTCTCCTTGCGAGCATGCAGTGCTGGGGTTCACTCCACTTGA
- the LOC123439759 gene encoding elongation factor 2-like isoform X2, translated as MVKFTQVELREMMDKKKNIRNVSVIAHLSHGKSTLTESLVAAAGMIRHGGDVQVPMAGSHADVAEPAMSIRSAGTSLLYEMKNDSFKSCKGERDGDKYLVNLIDSPGHTDFSSEVTTALRVTDGAMLVIDALEGVCMQTEAVLCQALNEMVKPVLCLNKMDKLFPALQIESAKPESIEGKLFPALQDDGAEPESMGEEAYRILSNVIENSNEIVKACDAERLGDVQVYPETSSVAFASGLHGWAFTIASFAKKYALKYGVDEAKFAKRLWGDYFFDSTTKEWTSKNSGPDRCIRGFVQLCYSPINTVLMACMNDNKGELWDLCHKLGVNLRDDEKDLTGLALVKCVMQTWLPASTALLEMMICHLPSPLEAQEYRVENLYEGPLDDKYAEAIKQCDPEGPLMLYVSKMVPASDVGRFFAFGRVFSGRIAAGMKVRVMGPSYVPSMETDLFVESVQRTIIWMGKNQCDVPDVPCGNTVGLIGLDASITKSATLTSEKEVDAHPIRAMKLPVCPLMFVTVNCKVLFESPKLVQGLKRLAMSDPVVLWSKIEPGTYTVAGVGELHLEICLKDLQNDFMDGVEVVVSSPPVVSFRETVRKSCDPVKSVPRNNKIQCSLSLVARPLHEKLVDAIEDGRFGPRTDHVVRSEILSKHGWDKDLGDKIWCFGPDAVGPNVIVNRCNIKQNDLELAKEAIVAGFEMVAKEGALAKERMHGICFEVHDVSIRVDEALRGKTAQLNEMVRTALIECQLAAKPRLLEPTYTVAIQCPESALSTIYGILHQRKASVYEDFVREETTLHILKAYVSVYDSFGLSKAISTATNKLVMPQCIFEEWSDMCSDPFQAKCTGWANGLGYPQEEEDGQALFPEVALALIDLTYVCCCCDLACSECAILLASMQCWGSLHLIDRQRHHP; from the exons ATGGTCAAGTTCACACAAGTGGAGCTCCGAGAAATGATGGACAAGAAAAAGAACATTCGTAATGTGTCTGTTATTGCTCATCTGAGCCATG GCAAGTCTACCCTTACAGAATCTCTTGTGGCAGCTGCTGGGATGATTAGACATGGAGGTGATGTTCAAGTTCCCATGGCTGGTAGTCATGCAGATGTAGCAGAGCCTGCGATGTCCATCAGATCTGCTGGCACTTCTCTTTTGTATGAGATGAAGAATGATTCGTTCAAGTCTTGCAAAGGTGAAAGAGATGGTGACAAATACCTGGTCAACCTTATTGATTCACCTGGGCACACTGATTTTTCTTCAGAAGTCACAACTGCTCTTCGTGTTACTGATGGTGCTATGTTGGTAATTGATGCACTCGAGGGTGTCTGTATGCAAACTGAAGCTGTTCTGTGCCAGGCCCTTAATGAGATGGTTAAACCTGTTCTTTGTCTCAACAAGATGGACAAGTTATTCCCTGCCCTCCAAATTGAAAGTGCAAAACCTGAATCTATAGAGGGCAAGTTATTCCCTGCCCTCCAAGATGATGGTGCAGAACCTGAATCTATGGGTGAGGAAGCCTACAGAATTCTGTCCAATGTCATTGAGAATTCCAATGAAATTGTGAAAGCATGTGATGCTGAGCGCCTTGGTGATGTCCAAGTCTACCCTGAGACCTCCTCTGTTGCCTTTGCTTCTGGTTTACATGGTTGGGCATTTACTATCGCTAGCTTTGCTAAGAAGTATGCCTTAAAGTATGGAGTCGATGAAGCTAAATTTGCAAAGAGGCTTTGGGGTGATTATTTTTTTGACTCTACAACAAAAGAATGGACCAGTAAGAACAGTGGCCCCGACCGTTGCATTAGAGGCTTCGTACAGTTATGCTATAGTCCAATCAACACAGTTCTCATGGCCTGCATGAATGACAATAAGGGTGAATTGTGGGATCTTTGCCACAAGCTTGGGGTGAACTTGAGGGATGATGAGAAGGACCTAACAGGTTTGGCTCTTGTGAAGTGTGTCATGCAAACTTGGCTCCCAGCCAGTACTGCTCTGCTTGAGATGATGATCTGCCACCTCCCCTCTCCGTTAGAAGCACAGGAATATCGTGTGGAGAACCTGTATGAGGGCCCCCTTGATGATAAGTACGCAGAAGCTATTAAACAATGTGATCCTGAAGGTCCTCTTATGCTGTACGTTTCCAAGATGGTTCCAGCATCTGATGTGGGCAGATTTTTCGCGTTTGGTCGTGTCTTTTCTGGAAGGATTGCAGCTGGCATGAAGGTCCGGGTCATGGGGCCTTCCTATGTCCCCAGCATGGAAACTGATTTGTTCGTGGAGTCTGTCCAGCGTACCATTATATGGATGGGAAAGAATCAATGTGACGTTCCGGATGTTCCTTGTGGTAACACAGTTGGACTGATTGGTCTGGATGCATCTATAACAAAGAGTGCTACCCTGACAAGTGAGAAGGAGGTTGATGCACACCCAATCAGAGCAATGAAGCTCCCTGTATGCCCTCTGATGTTTGTTACAGTTAACTGCAAGGTTCTGTTTGAGTCTCCCAAACTTGTACAAGGTTTGAAGCGTCTGGCGATGTCTGATCCCGTAGTTCTGTGGAGCAAGATAGAGCCTGGTACCTATACGGTTGCTGGAGTGGGAGAGCTTCATCTGGAAATTTGCTTGAAGGATCTACAGAACGACTTTATGGAtggtgttgaagttgttgtttccAGTCCGCCTGTTGTTTCCTTCCGTGAGACTGTTCGCAAGTCTTGTGATCCCGTGAAGAGTGTGCCCAGAAACAATAAAATCCAATGCAGCCTGTCTCTGGTAGCCCGCCCCTTGCATGAAAAACTAGTCGATGCTATTGAGGATGGTCGCTTCGGTCCACGCACTGATCATGTGGTACGATCTGAGATCCTTTCTAAGCATGGTTGGGATAAGGATCTCGGCGATAAGATCTGGTGCTTTGGTCCTGATGCTGTTGGCCCGAATGTGATTGTTAATAGGTGCAATATAAAACAGAATGATCTGGAGTTAGCGAAGGAAGCTATTGTGGCTGGCTTCGAGATGGTGGCAAAAGAAGGTGCATTGGCAAAAGAAAGGATGCATGGCATATGCTTTGAGGTTCATGATGTTAGTATACGTGTTGATGAAGCTTTGAGAGGTAAAACTGCTCAGCTCAATGAGATGGTTAGGACAGCACTTATTGAGTGTCAGCTCGCCGCCAAGCCGAGGCTTCTCGAACCCACCTACACTGTGGCGATCCAGTGCCCTGAGAGTGCCCTCAGCACTATCTATGGAATTCTCCATCAGAGGAAAGCTTCCGTGTATGAGGACTTCGTAAGAGAAGAAACGACACTGCACATCCTGAAGGCTTACGTTTCAGTTTATGATTCCTTTGGCCTCTCCAAGGCAATCAGTACTGCAACAAATAAGCTGGTCATGCCGCAGTGTATTTTTGAAGAGTGGAGCGACATGTGTTCTGATCCTTTCCAAGCAAAATGCACTGGCTGGGCAAATGGTCTTGGATATCcgcaagaggaagaagatgggcaGGCCCTCTTTCCAGAAGTAGCCCTAGCTTTAATTGATTTAACGTAcgtatgttgttgttgtgatttggCATGTTCTGAG TGCGCTATTCTCCTTGCGAGCATGCAGTGCTGGGGTTCACTCCACTTGATCGATCGCCAACGACATCACCCCTGA
- the LOC123439759 gene encoding elongation factor 2-like isoform X1, with protein sequence MVKFTQVELREMMDKKKNIRNVSVIAHLSHGKSTLTESLVAAAGMIRHGGDVQVPMAGSHADVAEPAMSIRSAGTSLLYEMKNDSFKSCKGERDGDKYLVNLIDSPGHTDFSSEVTTALRVTDGAMLVIDALEGVCMQTEAVLCQALNEMVKPVLCLNKMDKLFPALQIESAKPESIEGKLFPALQDDGAEPESMGEEAYRILSNVIENSNEIVKACDAERLGDVQVYPETSSVAFASGLHGWAFTIASFAKKYALKYGVDEAKFAKRLWGDYFFDSTTKEWTSKNSGPDRCIRGFVQLCYSPINTVLMACMNDNKGELWDLCHKLGVNLRDDEKDLTGLALVKCVMQTWLPASTALLEMMICHLPSPLEAQEYRVENLYEGPLDDKYAEAIKQCDPEGPLMLYVSKMVPASDVGRFFAFGRVFSGRIAAGMKVRVMGPSYVPSMETDLFVESVQRTIIWMGKNQCDVPDVPCGNTVGLIGLDASITKSATLTSEKEVDAHPIRAMKLPVCPLMFVTVNCKVLFESPKLVQGLKRLAMSDPVVLWSKIEPGTYTVAGVGELHLEICLKDLQNDFMDGVEVVVSSPPVVSFRETVRKSCDPVKSVPRNNKIQCSLSLVARPLHEKLVDAIEDGRFGPRTDHVVRSEILSKHGWDKDLGDKIWCFGPDAVGPNVIVNRCNIKQNDLELAKEAIVAGFEMVAKEGALAKERMHGICFEVHDVSIRVDEALRGKTAQLNEMVRTALIECQLAAKPRLLEPTYTVAIQCPESALSTIYGILHQRKASVYEDFVREETTLHILKAYVSVYDSFGLSKAISTATNKLVMPQCIFEEWSDMCSDPFQAKCTGWANGLGYPQEEEDGQALFPEVALALIDLTYVCCCCDLACSEVHSLLIDVELRNIAAGYGRHIFDMIVGVLYVVMCAQL encoded by the exons ATGGTCAAGTTCACACAAGTGGAGCTCCGAGAAATGATGGACAAGAAAAAGAACATTCGTAATGTGTCTGTTATTGCTCATCTGAGCCATG GCAAGTCTACCCTTACAGAATCTCTTGTGGCAGCTGCTGGGATGATTAGACATGGAGGTGATGTTCAAGTTCCCATGGCTGGTAGTCATGCAGATGTAGCAGAGCCTGCGATGTCCATCAGATCTGCTGGCACTTCTCTTTTGTATGAGATGAAGAATGATTCGTTCAAGTCTTGCAAAGGTGAAAGAGATGGTGACAAATACCTGGTCAACCTTATTGATTCACCTGGGCACACTGATTTTTCTTCAGAAGTCACAACTGCTCTTCGTGTTACTGATGGTGCTATGTTGGTAATTGATGCACTCGAGGGTGTCTGTATGCAAACTGAAGCTGTTCTGTGCCAGGCCCTTAATGAGATGGTTAAACCTGTTCTTTGTCTCAACAAGATGGACAAGTTATTCCCTGCCCTCCAAATTGAAAGTGCAAAACCTGAATCTATAGAGGGCAAGTTATTCCCTGCCCTCCAAGATGATGGTGCAGAACCTGAATCTATGGGTGAGGAAGCCTACAGAATTCTGTCCAATGTCATTGAGAATTCCAATGAAATTGTGAAAGCATGTGATGCTGAGCGCCTTGGTGATGTCCAAGTCTACCCTGAGACCTCCTCTGTTGCCTTTGCTTCTGGTTTACATGGTTGGGCATTTACTATCGCTAGCTTTGCTAAGAAGTATGCCTTAAAGTATGGAGTCGATGAAGCTAAATTTGCAAAGAGGCTTTGGGGTGATTATTTTTTTGACTCTACAACAAAAGAATGGACCAGTAAGAACAGTGGCCCCGACCGTTGCATTAGAGGCTTCGTACAGTTATGCTATAGTCCAATCAACACAGTTCTCATGGCCTGCATGAATGACAATAAGGGTGAATTGTGGGATCTTTGCCACAAGCTTGGGGTGAACTTGAGGGATGATGAGAAGGACCTAACAGGTTTGGCTCTTGTGAAGTGTGTCATGCAAACTTGGCTCCCAGCCAGTACTGCTCTGCTTGAGATGATGATCTGCCACCTCCCCTCTCCGTTAGAAGCACAGGAATATCGTGTGGAGAACCTGTATGAGGGCCCCCTTGATGATAAGTACGCAGAAGCTATTAAACAATGTGATCCTGAAGGTCCTCTTATGCTGTACGTTTCCAAGATGGTTCCAGCATCTGATGTGGGCAGATTTTTCGCGTTTGGTCGTGTCTTTTCTGGAAGGATTGCAGCTGGCATGAAGGTCCGGGTCATGGGGCCTTCCTATGTCCCCAGCATGGAAACTGATTTGTTCGTGGAGTCTGTCCAGCGTACCATTATATGGATGGGAAAGAATCAATGTGACGTTCCGGATGTTCCTTGTGGTAACACAGTTGGACTGATTGGTCTGGATGCATCTATAACAAAGAGTGCTACCCTGACAAGTGAGAAGGAGGTTGATGCACACCCAATCAGAGCAATGAAGCTCCCTGTATGCCCTCTGATGTTTGTTACAGTTAACTGCAAGGTTCTGTTTGAGTCTCCCAAACTTGTACAAGGTTTGAAGCGTCTGGCGATGTCTGATCCCGTAGTTCTGTGGAGCAAGATAGAGCCTGGTACCTATACGGTTGCTGGAGTGGGAGAGCTTCATCTGGAAATTTGCTTGAAGGATCTACAGAACGACTTTATGGAtggtgttgaagttgttgtttccAGTCCGCCTGTTGTTTCCTTCCGTGAGACTGTTCGCAAGTCTTGTGATCCCGTGAAGAGTGTGCCCAGAAACAATAAAATCCAATGCAGCCTGTCTCTGGTAGCCCGCCCCTTGCATGAAAAACTAGTCGATGCTATTGAGGATGGTCGCTTCGGTCCACGCACTGATCATGTGGTACGATCTGAGATCCTTTCTAAGCATGGTTGGGATAAGGATCTCGGCGATAAGATCTGGTGCTTTGGTCCTGATGCTGTTGGCCCGAATGTGATTGTTAATAGGTGCAATATAAAACAGAATGATCTGGAGTTAGCGAAGGAAGCTATTGTGGCTGGCTTCGAGATGGTGGCAAAAGAAGGTGCATTGGCAAAAGAAAGGATGCATGGCATATGCTTTGAGGTTCATGATGTTAGTATACGTGTTGATGAAGCTTTGAGAGGTAAAACTGCTCAGCTCAATGAGATGGTTAGGACAGCACTTATTGAGTGTCAGCTCGCCGCCAAGCCGAGGCTTCTCGAACCCACCTACACTGTGGCGATCCAGTGCCCTGAGAGTGCCCTCAGCACTATCTATGGAATTCTCCATCAGAGGAAAGCTTCCGTGTATGAGGACTTCGTAAGAGAAGAAACGACACTGCACATCCTGAAGGCTTACGTTTCAGTTTATGATTCCTTTGGCCTCTCCAAGGCAATCAGTACTGCAACAAATAAGCTGGTCATGCCGCAGTGTATTTTTGAAGAGTGGAGCGACATGTGTTCTGATCCTTTCCAAGCAAAATGCACTGGCTGGGCAAATGGTCTTGGATATCcgcaagaggaagaagatgggcaGGCCCTCTTTCCAGAAGTAGCCCTAGCTTTAATTGATTTAACGTAcgtatgttgttgttgtgatttggCATGTTCTGAGGTACATTCTCTACTAATTGATGTTGAATTACGTAATATTGCTGCTGGATATGGACGTCATATTTTTGATATGATAGTCGGGGTTCTTTATGTCGTAATGTGTGCCCAGTTGTAG